The following are encoded together in the Zonotrichia albicollis isolate bZonAlb1 chromosome 10, bZonAlb1.hap1, whole genome shotgun sequence genome:
- the RPL37A gene encoding large ribosomal subunit protein eL43: MAKRTKKVGIVGKYGTRYGASLRKMVKKIEISQHAKYTCSFCGKTKMKRKAVGIWHCGSCMKTVAGGAWTYNTTSAVTVKSAIRRLKELKDQ, from the exons ATG GCCAAGCGCACCAAGAAGGTCGGGATCGTGGGTAAATATGGGACCCGTTACGGTGCATCCCTTAGGAAAATGGTGAAGAAGATTGAAATCAGCCAGCATGCCAAGTATACCTGCTCCTTCTGCGGCAAG ACCAAGATGAAGAGGAAGGCTGTTGGTATCTGGCACTGCGGGTCCTGCATGAAGACAGTTGCTGGTGGTGCCTGGACTTACAA TACCACCTCTGCAGTGACAGTCAAATCTGCCATCAGAAGACTGAAGGAACTGAAAGACCAGTAG